Proteins co-encoded in one Bacteroidota bacterium genomic window:
- the purN gene encoding phosphoribosylglycinamide formyltransferase yields the protein MKKIAIFASGNGSNAERIARNFSDHPLARVALILTNKPDAFVLERARNLGIPSVVFNRGEFYNSRRITDLLKSEGIDFIVLAGFLWLVPDHLLDAFPNRIVNIHPALLPAYGGKGMYGDKVHEAVLKSGDMFSGITIHYVNGIYDNGEIIFQEKVKVMPEETIDSLASKIHELEYRHYPEVIEKLLGKLT from the coding sequence ATGAAGAAAATTGCAATATTCGCCTCCGGTAACGGTTCTAATGCGGAACGAATCGCCAGGAATTTCAGCGATCATCCCCTGGCCAGGGTAGCTTTGATACTCACAAACAAACCGGATGCTTTTGTCCTGGAGAGAGCTCGCAACCTCGGTATCCCTTCCGTTGTTTTTAACCGTGGGGAATTTTACAATTCCCGGAGGATCACAGATCTTCTGAAAAGTGAGGGTATTGACTTCATCGTCCTGGCCGGATTTCTCTGGCTGGTACCCGATCATCTTCTGGACGCCTTTCCTAACCGGATTGTAAATATCCATCCTGCCCTGCTTCCTGCATACGGCGGCAAAGGAATGTACGGTGATAAAGTACATGAAGCCGTTTTAAAGTCGGGCGACATGTTTTCAGGAATAACCATACATTATGTTAATGGTATATATGATAATGGAGAAATAATCTTCCAGGAAAAGGTAAAGGTAATGCCAGAAGAAACCATCGACTCACTGGCATCAAAGATACATGAACTTGAGTACCGCCACTATCCTGAAGTTATTGAAAAACTGCTTGGCAAACTTACTTAG